The genomic region GCGCCCAGCCGCGCTGGGCCTCCACGCCCGCCAGCAGCAGCAGGTGGGCGGTACCCAGGGCGAAGAGAACGTAGAGGACGCGGCCGACGATGCCTTGCTTCATCGTCGTTCATTATAAGGAACCCGTTGCATGCAGGGGATTGCATCTTCATTCATTAAGGAGAGCCCCACCCTTGACACTGGCAGGTGGAACCAGTGTAAGGTATACTTACAATTGACGAGATTGGAGGCACGAAGCATGGCTAAAACAAAAGAAAAAGAAGTCTACCGCTCCCGATTAAAGGCCGTCGGATTGCGCCACACCCTGCCCCGCGAGCGCATTCTCGCCTACCTGGACCGCAAGAACGTTCACCCGACCCCCGAGGAGCTCTACCAGGGCCTGAAGAAGAAGGGGTACTCGATCGGCCTCTCGACCGTCTACCTCAACCTGCAGGTGCTGCGCGACGCCGGTCTCCTCTGGGAGTTCAAGGACCAGCAGGGGCACACCCGCTACGACGGTTTCACCAAGAAGCACCACCACCTCTTCTGCACCAGCTGCGGCCGCATCGAAGACGTGATGGAGGACGAGCTCCCCGAATTCGACGCCGAAAAGGTGGCGCGCGCCGTCGAGTCGCGCACCGGCTGGTTCGTGGGCGATCCCCGGGTCGAGCTGCGCGGACTCTGCCCCGACTGCCAGTAAACCGAGCAAGTCGTGAAGCGGCCGGCCCTTGGGCCGGCCGCGGTTTCGTGGTTCGCGGGGGTCAGTCGCAGCGGTAGCGGGCGACCTCGCCGGGAGGCACGGCCTTCCAGCGCAGCTGCTCGGGGGGCCACCCGGGGCCGGCGAGGCAGTCGCGTCCGGGCTCGAGTCCGATCAGGATCGAGGCCCCGACGGGCAGGGTGCTGGGCATCGGGGTGTGCCCGATGCGGAAGTAGGCGGGGGTGCCGACGGCGTTCGCCTCGCCGTTGAGCA from Oceanithermus desulfurans harbors:
- a CDS encoding Fur family transcriptional regulator, yielding MAKTKEKEVYRSRLKAVGLRHTLPRERILAYLDRKNVHPTPEELYQGLKKKGYSIGLSTVYLNLQVLRDAGLLWEFKDQQGHTRYDGFTKKHHHLFCTSCGRIEDVMEDELPEFDAEKVARAVESRTGWFVGDPRVELRGLCPDCQ